One Paracidovorax avenae ATCC 19860 genomic region harbors:
- the yedA gene encoding drug/metabolite exporter YedA, whose protein sequence is MPTTTAPTLSPRARLPAGTVLALLCCYLVWGSTYLAIRRALESFPPFFQMGSRFLVAGALLALFMAWRGRRAGVAALLPSARQWRNAFIVGSLMLGAGMGLIATASLHVGSGLIATCVASVPLMVTGWGLFWGRRPGAWELAGMCLGALGVALLMRGESFSAAPASVVCALASTACWSLGSVLSTTRLPLAPGPMGFASEMLCGGAVLMAISFILGERPAWPPGTAALAAWVYLVVFGSLVAFSAYLYLLAHASPALASSYAFVNPAVALALGSAVAGETISAREGWASAVILLAVGMILLGQRRARNR, encoded by the coding sequence ATGCCGACCACTACCGCTCCGACGCTTTCCCCCAGGGCCCGCCTCCCGGCGGGCACCGTGCTGGCCCTGCTGTGCTGCTACCTGGTTTGGGGCTCCACCTACCTGGCGATCCGGCGGGCGCTGGAGAGCTTTCCGCCATTCTTCCAGATGGGCTCCCGGTTCCTGGTGGCGGGCGCGCTGCTGGCGCTGTTCATGGCCTGGCGGGGCCGCAGGGCAGGAGTCGCCGCCCTGCTCCCCTCGGCACGGCAGTGGCGCAATGCGTTCATCGTGGGCAGCCTCATGCTCGGGGCCGGAATGGGCCTCATCGCCACGGCCAGCCTGCACGTGGGCTCGGGGCTGATCGCCACCTGCGTCGCCTCCGTGCCGCTGATGGTCACCGGCTGGGGCCTGTTCTGGGGGCGCCGCCCGGGTGCCTGGGAGCTGGCCGGGATGTGCCTCGGCGCGCTGGGCGTGGCGCTGCTGATGCGGGGCGAGAGTTTTTCCGCGGCCCCGGCCAGCGTGGTGTGCGCATTGGCGTCCACCGCCTGCTGGTCGCTCGGCTCGGTTCTCTCCACCACGCGCCTGCCACTGGCACCCGGACCGATGGGGTTCGCCAGCGAGATGCTGTGCGGCGGGGCCGTGCTCATGGCGATTTCCTTCATCCTGGGAGAGCGCCCCGCCTGGCCGCCCGGCACCGCCGCGCTCGCCGCCTGGGTTTACCTGGTGGTGTTCGGCTCCCTGGTCGCCTTCAGCGCATACCTGTACCTGCTCGCCCATGCCAGCCCGGCGCTGGCGTCCAGCTATGCCTTCGTGAACCCGGCGGTGGCGCTCGCCCTGGGCAGTGCGGTGGCCGGAGAAACGATTTCCGCCCGCGAGGGATGGGCCAGCGCGGTGATCCTGCTCGCCGTGGGAATGATCCTGCTGGGCCAGCGCCGTGCACGGAACCGTTAG
- the infC gene encoding translation initiation factor IF-3 translates to MATEFRDRRQREERKHRLNREIMAPEVRLSGPDNEPLGVVSLMEALRMAGELDVDLVEIAATANPPVCRLVDYGKFKYQEQKRAAEAKAKQTVIEIKEVKFRPGTDDGDYNIKLRNIRRFLAEGDKCKITLRFRGREITHQEIGLALLNRIRDDLGDTILVEQFPKLEGRQMIMMIAPGKRKPAAKPVAEGAQAT, encoded by the coding sequence ATCGCTACTGAATTTCGTGACCGTCGCCAGCGCGAGGAGCGCAAGCACCGCCTGAACCGTGAAATCATGGCTCCCGAGGTTCGCCTCTCCGGGCCGGACAACGAGCCGCTCGGGGTGGTCAGCCTCATGGAAGCCCTCCGCATGGCGGGCGAGTTGGATGTGGACCTGGTGGAGATTGCCGCTACGGCCAACCCTCCCGTGTGCCGCCTTGTGGACTATGGAAAGTTCAAGTACCAAGAGCAGAAGCGCGCGGCCGAGGCCAAGGCCAAGCAGACGGTCATCGAAATCAAGGAAGTGAAGTTCCGTCCCGGTACGGACGACGGCGACTACAACATCAAGCTGCGCAACATCCGCCGTTTCCTCGCCGAAGGTGACAAGTGCAAGATCACGCTCCGCTTCCGCGGCCGTGAAATCACCCACCAGGAAATCGGCCTCGCGCTGCTCAATCGGATCCGCGACGACCTCGGGGACACGATCCTGGTCGAGCAGTTCCCGAAGCTCGAAGGGCGCCAGATGATCATGATGATCGCGCCCGGCAAGCGCAAGCCCGCCGCGAAGCCGGTGGCGGAAGGGGCCCAGGCCACCTGA
- the pheS gene encoding phenylalanine--tRNA ligase subunit alpha, which yields MNELDSLVDAARRMFADAATPTDLENAKAQFLGKAGRVTELLKGLAQLPVEEKKSRGAAVNVAKQAIEQALNERRQALADAELQAQLQAEALDVTLPGRQRGQGGLHPVSLTLERIEGIFGSMGFDVADGPEIESDWFNFTALNTPEDHPARSMHDTFYVEGGTASAPLLLRTHTSPMQIRHAVQHVKKHRALLDAGQPMPEIRVIAPGRTYRVDSDATHSPMFHQCEGLWIGENVSFKDLKVVFTAFCRTFFESDDLVLRFRPSFFPFTEPSAEIDIQFQDGPLAGRWLEVAGSGQVHPNVVRNMGLDPEKYIGFAFGMGPDRLTMLRYGVNDLRLFFDGDIRFLSQFQ from the coding sequence ATGAACGAGCTGGATTCCCTGGTAGATGCCGCCCGCAGGATGTTCGCGGACGCGGCCACGCCCACCGACCTGGAAAATGCCAAGGCCCAGTTCCTGGGCAAGGCCGGGCGTGTGACCGAACTCCTCAAGGGCCTGGCCCAGCTGCCTGTCGAGGAGAAGAAGTCCCGGGGAGCCGCGGTGAACGTGGCCAAGCAGGCCATCGAGCAGGCCCTGAACGAGCGCCGCCAGGCCCTGGCCGACGCCGAGCTGCAGGCGCAGCTGCAGGCCGAGGCGCTCGACGTGACGCTGCCCGGACGCCAGCGGGGGCAGGGCGGCCTGCATCCCGTCTCGCTCACCCTGGAGCGCATCGAGGGCATCTTCGGATCCATGGGTTTCGACGTGGCGGACGGCCCGGAAATCGAATCCGACTGGTTCAACTTCACGGCATTGAACACGCCGGAGGACCATCCCGCGCGGTCGATGCACGACACCTTCTATGTGGAGGGCGGCACGGCGTCCGCCCCGCTGCTGCTGCGCACGCACACCAGCCCGATGCAGATCCGCCATGCCGTCCAGCATGTGAAGAAGCACCGCGCGCTGCTGGACGCCGGCCAGCCCATGCCCGAGATCCGCGTGATCGCCCCGGGCCGCACCTACCGGGTGGACAGCGATGCCACGCATTCGCCGATGTTCCACCAGTGCGAAGGGCTCTGGATCGGCGAGAACGTCAGCTTCAAGGACCTGAAGGTCGTGTTCACCGCCTTCTGCCGCACCTTCTTCGAAAGTGACGACCTGGTGCTGCGGTTCCGCCCGAGCTTCTTCCCGTTCACCGAACCGAGCGCCGAAATCGACATCCAGTTCCAGGATGGTCCGCTGGCAGGCCGCTGGCTGGAAGTGGCGGGCTCCGGGCAGGTGCATCCCAACGTGGTGCGCAACATGGGGCTCGATCCCGAGAAGTACATCGGTTTCGCATTCGGCATGGGCCCAGACCGCCTGACCATGCTGCGCTACGGCGTCAACGACCTGCGCCTGTTCTTCGACGGCGACATCCGCTTCCTCTCGCAGTTCCAGTAA
- a CDS encoding Lrp/AsnC family transcriptional regulator, with product MMTEKTEIDGYDARILAALQQDGRITMAELGRQVHLSQPAVTERVRKLEAAGIIRGYGARVDHAALGYGIRAIIRVGRAEYARVVRLIEQTPEVVNAYNVTGDDSWILEIAVIDVSHLDAVVTAFCLLAETSTCIVLNAPRENAPVLPARRDSIRPPIRKVTGR from the coding sequence ATGATGACCGAAAAGACCGAAATCGACGGCTACGATGCCCGCATCCTTGCGGCCCTGCAGCAGGACGGCCGCATCACCATGGCCGAACTGGGCCGGCAGGTGCACCTCAGCCAGCCTGCGGTCACCGAACGGGTGCGCAAGCTCGAAGCGGCCGGCATCATCCGGGGCTACGGCGCCCGGGTGGACCATGCCGCCCTGGGCTATGGCATCCGCGCCATCATCCGGGTGGGGCGCGCGGAATATGCGCGCGTCGTGCGGCTCATCGAGCAGACGCCCGAGGTGGTCAATGCCTACAACGTGACCGGCGACGACAGCTGGATCCTGGAGATCGCGGTCATCGACGTCAGCCACCTCGACGCGGTCGTGACCGCGTTCTGCCTGCTGGCCGAAACCTCCACCTGCATCGTGCTCAATGCCCCGCGGGAAAACGCCCCGGTGCTGCCGGCCCGCCGCGACAGCATCAGGCCGCCCATCCGCAAGGTCACCGGCCGCTGA
- a CDS encoding gamma-glutamylcyclotransferase family protein — protein sequence MPQPPHSDSARHVFVYGTLRRGGSNDITRLDPPPVPVGTAAVPGVLYDLGAYPGIALTGPASEGEGRAPVLGEVYAITPALERCLDRIEEIWPEPSGEYVKREVVVRLKEGGAELSCLIYEISPHFLQGAPRLLHGDWMAAR from the coding sequence ATGCCTCAGCCGCCGCACTCCGATTCCGCTCGCCACGTGTTCGTCTACGGCACCCTGCGCCGCGGAGGGAGCAACGACATCACCCGGCTCGATCCGCCACCGGTCCCCGTCGGCACGGCGGCGGTTCCCGGCGTGCTCTACGACCTCGGTGCCTACCCGGGCATCGCGCTGACCGGCCCCGCGTCCGAAGGGGAAGGGCGCGCGCCCGTGCTGGGAGAGGTCTATGCCATCACCCCCGCGCTGGAGCGCTGCCTGGACCGGATCGAGGAGATCTGGCCCGAACCTTCCGGCGAATACGTCAAGCGCGAAGTGGTGGTTCGCCTCAAGGAGGGCGGGGCGGAGCTTTCGTGCCTCATATACGAAATCTCTCCCCATTTCCTGCAGGGCGCGCCCAGGCTGCTGCACGGCGACTGGATGGCCGCGCGCTGA
- a CDS encoding DMT family transporter — protein MPSRPVAYLCLALSMILVGSYVALSKPLSQALPVFLLAWMRFGIGGLGMLSWLRKPADEPPMSPQVRRLLFLESFLGNFLFTLCMISGVGLTSAVTAGVTMAGIPAAVAVMSWFFLKERVPRRTWAAVGLAVLGIALFSVAQPGTGAHAGTGTQDAAQSRHLVWLGQLLLIGAVICEAAYSVIGKKLTGTLGPRRITALINLWGFLLATPMGLYAALQFDFSSLKPGMWLLLVFYALAASMWTVWLWMTGLKVVPAAQGGVFTVMLPVSAALVGVVVLGERFTPLQLVAFGIAVASVVLATLPGRRKPPASGGQPPQA, from the coding sequence ATGCCCAGCCGCCCCGTCGCCTATCTCTGCCTTGCCCTCAGCATGATCCTGGTGGGCAGCTACGTCGCACTTTCCAAGCCCCTGTCGCAGGCGCTGCCGGTCTTCCTGCTGGCATGGATGCGGTTCGGGATCGGTGGTCTGGGCATGCTGTCGTGGCTGCGCAAGCCGGCGGACGAGCCTCCCATGTCACCGCAGGTGCGACGCCTGCTGTTCCTGGAATCGTTCCTGGGCAATTTCCTTTTCACGCTGTGCATGATCTCGGGTGTCGGCCTGACCAGCGCGGTCACCGCCGGCGTCACCATGGCAGGCATTCCGGCGGCGGTTGCGGTGATGAGCTGGTTCTTCCTGAAGGAGCGGGTGCCCCGCCGGACCTGGGCCGCCGTGGGCCTCGCGGTACTGGGCATCGCGCTGTTTTCCGTGGCGCAGCCGGGAACCGGCGCGCATGCCGGTACCGGCACGCAGGACGCTGCCCAATCCCGCCACCTCGTCTGGCTCGGGCAATTGCTGTTGATCGGCGCGGTGATCTGCGAAGCGGCCTACTCGGTGATCGGCAAGAAGCTCACGGGCACGCTGGGTCCGCGCCGCATCACGGCGCTGATCAATCTGTGGGGATTCCTGCTGGCCACGCCGATGGGACTGTATGCGGCGCTGCAGTTCGATTTCTCGTCGCTCAAGCCCGGCATGTGGCTGCTGCTGGTGTTCTACGCGCTGGCCGCGAGCATGTGGACCGTCTGGCTGTGGATGACCGGACTGAAAGTCGTGCCCGCCGCGCAGGGCGGCGTCTTCACCGTGATGCTGCCGGTGAGCGCGGCGCTGGTCGGCGTGGTGGTGCTGGGAGAGCGGTTCACGCCGTTGCAACTGGTGGCTTTCGGGATCGCGGTGGCGAGCGTGGTGCTGGCCACGCTGCCCGGGCGCCGGAAACCGCCGGCATCCGGAGGGCAGCCTCCGCAGGCCTGA
- a CDS encoding SWIB/MDM2 domain-containing protein, with amino-acid sequence MATAKKAPAADKAAAPAKKRTPNAAFMKALTPSPALAAVVGSDPLPRTEIISKLWAYIKANNLQDAANKRMINADAKLKEVFGKPQVSMFEMAGLIGKHVK; translated from the coding sequence ATGGCAACTGCAAAGAAAGCTCCGGCTGCCGACAAGGCCGCGGCGCCCGCCAAGAAGCGCACGCCCAACGCCGCCTTCATGAAGGCCCTGACGCCCAGCCCGGCGCTGGCCGCCGTGGTCGGCTCCGACCCGCTGCCCCGCACGGAGATCATCAGCAAGCTGTGGGCCTACATCAAGGCCAACAACCTGCAGGACGCCGCCAACAAGCGCATGATCAACGCCGACGCGAAGCTGAAGGAAGTGTTCGGCAAGCCGCAGGTCTCCATGTTCGAGATGGCCGGCCTGATCGGCAAGCACGTGAAGTGA
- the rplT gene encoding 50S ribosomal protein L20 encodes MPRVKRGVTARARHKKVLALSKGFRGRRGNVFRIAKQAVMKAGQYAYRDRRTKKRVFRQLWIARINAASRELGLTYSQFTNGLKKAAIEIDRKMLADLAVHDKAAFGSIVEQVKVKLAAA; translated from the coding sequence ATGCCTCGCGTCAAACGTGGTGTAACGGCACGCGCCCGTCACAAGAAAGTCCTGGCCCTCTCCAAGGGTTTCCGCGGCCGCCGCGGCAACGTCTTCCGCATCGCCAAGCAGGCGGTGATGAAGGCAGGCCAATACGCCTACCGTGACCGCCGTACCAAGAAGCGCGTGTTCCGCCAACTGTGGATCGCCCGTATCAATGCCGCTTCCCGCGAACTGGGCCTGACCTACAGCCAGTTCACGAACGGCCTGAAGAAGGCTGCCATCGAGATCGACCGCAAGATGCTGGCCGACCTCGCGGTGCACGACAAGGCTGCCTTCGGCAGCATCGTGGAACAAGTCAAGGTCAAGCTGGCCGCCGCTTGA
- the aceA gene encoding isocitrate lyase, producing MPQTFNEQLSREQQIAALEKDWAQNPRWKGIKRGYSAADVVRLRGSFQVEHTLARRGAEKLWNLVHNEPYVNCLGALTGGQAMQQVKAGIKAIYLSGWQVAADNNEYAAMYPDQSLYPVDSVPKVVERINNSFTRADEIQWAKGVNPGDAGFIDYHAPIVADAEAGFGGVLNAYELMKAMIRAGAAGVHFEDQLASVKKCGHMGGKVLVPTQEAVQKLIAARMAADVYGVPTLVIARTDAEAADLITSDYDENDKPFLTGERTAEGFYKTRKGIDQAISRAVAYAEYADLVWCETGTPDLEFARKFAEAVHAKHPGKLLAYNCSPSFNWKKNLDDATIAKFQRELGAMGYKYQFITLAGIHSMWFNMFDLAQDYVKRGMSAYVEKVQEPEFAARERGYTFVSHQQEVGTGYFDEVTTVIQGGKSSVTALTGSTEEEQFH from the coding sequence ATGCCCCAAACCTTCAATGAGCAACTGAGCCGTGAACAGCAAATCGCCGCCCTGGAAAAAGACTGGGCGCAGAACCCCCGCTGGAAGGGGATCAAGCGCGGTTACAGCGCCGCCGATGTCGTGCGGCTCCGCGGCTCCTTCCAGGTCGAACACACGCTGGCGCGCCGCGGTGCTGAAAAGCTCTGGAACCTCGTCCACAACGAACCTTATGTGAACTGCCTCGGCGCGCTGACCGGCGGCCAGGCCATGCAGCAGGTCAAGGCCGGCATCAAGGCGATCTACCTGTCCGGCTGGCAGGTGGCTGCCGACAACAACGAGTACGCCGCGATGTACCCCGACCAGTCGCTGTACCCCGTGGACTCGGTGCCGAAGGTCGTGGAGCGCATCAACAACAGCTTCACCCGCGCCGACGAAATCCAGTGGGCCAAGGGCGTGAACCCCGGCGACGCCGGCTTCATCGACTACCACGCCCCCATCGTGGCCGATGCCGAGGCCGGCTTCGGCGGCGTGCTGAACGCCTATGAGCTGATGAAGGCCATGATCCGCGCCGGTGCCGCCGGCGTGCACTTCGAAGACCAGCTCGCTTCGGTCAAGAAGTGCGGCCACATGGGCGGCAAGGTGCTGGTGCCCACGCAGGAGGCCGTGCAGAAGCTCATCGCGGCACGCATGGCCGCCGACGTGTACGGCGTGCCCACCCTGGTCATCGCCCGCACCGACGCCGAGGCCGCAGACCTGATCACCAGCGACTACGACGAGAACGACAAGCCCTTCCTGACGGGCGAGCGCACGGCCGAAGGCTTCTACAAGACCCGCAAGGGCATCGACCAAGCCATCAGCCGTGCCGTGGCATACGCCGAGTATGCGGACCTGGTCTGGTGCGAGACCGGCACGCCGGACCTGGAATTCGCCCGCAAGTTCGCCGAGGCCGTGCACGCCAAGCACCCGGGCAAGCTCCTCGCGTACAACTGCTCTCCGTCGTTCAACTGGAAGAAGAACCTCGACGACGCGACCATCGCCAAGTTCCAGCGCGAACTGGGCGCCATGGGCTACAAGTACCAGTTCATCACGCTGGCCGGCATCCACAGCATGTGGTTCAACATGTTCGACCTGGCGCAGGACTACGTGAAGCGCGGCATGTCCGCCTACGTGGAAAAGGTGCAGGAGCCCGAATTCGCGGCCCGCGAGCGCGGCTACACCTTCGTGTCGCACCAGCAGGAGGTGGGCACGGGCTACTTCGACGAGGTGACCACCGTGATCCAGGGCGGAAAGTCCAGCGTGACCGCGCTGACCGGCTCCACCGAGGAAGAGCAGTTCCACTGA
- the thrS gene encoding threonine--tRNA ligase yields the protein MIRITLPDNSQREYDGPVSVADVAQSIGPGLAKMTVAGKVDGRLVDASDVIDHDARLQIITPRDQEGVEIIRHSCAHLVGHAVKQLYPTAKMVIGPVIEEGFYYDIAYERPFTPEDLAAIEQRMKELIAQDYDVVKKMTPRDEVIQVFRERGEEYKLRLVEDMPDEKAMGLYYHQEYVDMCRGPHVPNTRFLKVFKLTRVSGAYWRGDAKNEQLQRIYGTAWADKKDLEAYIKRIEEAEKRDHRRLGRELDLFHIDEHSPGTVFWHPKGWTIWQGVEQYMRQVYRDNGYQEVKGPQILDKHLWEKTGHWDKYRENMFTTESEKHDYALKPMNCPGHILIFNQGVKSYRDLPLRYGEFGQCHRNEPTGGLHGIMRVRAFTQDDGHIFCTEDQIQQECINFTSLLQKVYKDFGFTDIIYKVATRPEKRIGSEESWDKAENALIESLKASGCDYQIAVGDGAFYGPKLEYTLRDAIGRHWQCGTIQVDPSMPERLGAEYVGEDGQRHRPIVLHRAIVGSLERFIGILIEQHAGALPVWLAPVQVAVLNITGAQDDYCREIAAKLQKALPNQGLRVELDLRNEKITYKIREHSLQKLPYILVVGDKEKAAGAVAVRARGNRDLGVMPLEAFISLIGQDIADKV from the coding sequence ATGATCCGGATCACGCTTCCCGACAACTCCCAACGTGAATACGACGGCCCCGTCTCGGTGGCCGACGTGGCCCAGTCCATCGGGCCGGGACTCGCCAAGATGACCGTGGCAGGCAAGGTCGATGGCCGCCTGGTGGACGCCAGCGACGTGATCGACCACGACGCGCGCCTGCAGATCATCACCCCGCGGGACCAGGAAGGCGTGGAGATCATCCGCCACTCCTGCGCCCACCTGGTGGGCCATGCCGTCAAGCAGCTCTACCCCACGGCGAAGATGGTGATCGGCCCGGTGATCGAGGAAGGCTTCTACTACGACATCGCCTACGAGCGCCCCTTCACGCCCGAAGATCTCGCGGCGATCGAGCAGCGCATGAAGGAGCTCATCGCGCAGGACTACGACGTCGTCAAGAAGATGACGCCCCGCGACGAGGTGATCCAGGTCTTCCGCGAGCGCGGCGAGGAATACAAGCTGCGCCTCGTGGAGGACATGCCCGACGAGAAGGCCATGGGCCTGTACTACCACCAGGAATACGTGGACATGTGCCGCGGCCCCCATGTGCCGAACACGCGATTCCTGAAGGTGTTCAAGCTGACGCGCGTTTCCGGCGCCTATTGGCGCGGCGATGCCAAGAACGAGCAACTGCAGCGCATCTACGGCACCGCCTGGGCCGACAAGAAAGACCTGGAGGCGTACATCAAGCGCATCGAGGAGGCCGAAAAGCGCGACCACCGCCGCCTCGGCCGCGAGCTCGACCTGTTCCACATCGACGAGCACTCCCCCGGCACGGTCTTCTGGCACCCGAAGGGCTGGACGATCTGGCAGGGCGTGGAGCAGTACATGCGCCAGGTGTACCGCGACAACGGCTACCAGGAAGTCAAGGGCCCGCAGATCCTCGACAAGCACCTCTGGGAGAAGACGGGTCACTGGGACAAGTACCGCGAGAACATGTTCACGACCGAGAGCGAGAAGCACGACTACGCCCTCAAGCCGATGAACTGCCCCGGCCACATCCTGATCTTCAACCAGGGCGTGAAGAGCTACCGCGACCTGCCGCTGCGCTACGGCGAGTTCGGCCAGTGCCACCGCAACGAGCCCACGGGCGGCCTGCACGGCATCATGCGCGTGCGCGCCTTCACGCAGGACGATGGCCACATCTTCTGTACCGAAGACCAGATCCAGCAGGAGTGCATCAACTTCACGAGCCTGCTGCAGAAGGTCTACAAGGATTTCGGCTTCACCGACATCATCTACAAGGTGGCGACGCGCCCGGAAAAGCGCATCGGCTCGGAAGAAAGCTGGGACAAGGCCGAGAATGCCCTCATCGAAAGCCTGAAGGCTTCGGGCTGCGACTACCAGATCGCGGTGGGCGACGGTGCGTTCTATGGCCCGAAGCTCGAGTACACGCTGCGCGACGCGATCGGCCGCCACTGGCAATGCGGCACCATCCAGGTGGATCCGTCCATGCCGGAGCGCCTGGGAGCGGAGTACGTGGGTGAGGATGGCCAGCGCCACCGTCCCATCGTGCTGCACCGTGCCATCGTCGGCAGCCTGGAGCGTTTCATCGGCATCCTGATCGAGCAGCACGCGGGCGCGCTGCCCGTCTGGCTGGCCCCGGTGCAGGTGGCGGTGCTCAACATTACCGGCGCGCAGGACGATTACTGTCGCGAAATTGCCGCAAAGCTCCAAAAAGCGCTGCCGAATCAAGGCCTTAGGGTGGAGCTGGATCTGCGCAACGAGAAGATTACGTATAAAATACGAGAGCATTCGTTGCAAAAGCTGCCCTATATCCTCGTCGTGGGTGACAAGGAGAAGGCGGCTGGTGCCGTTGCCGTGCGGGCACGGGGTAACCGTGATCTGGGTGTGATGCCGCTGGAGGCGTTCATTTCCCTGATCGGGCAGGACATCGCCGACAAGGTCTGA
- a CDS encoding Fe(3+) ABC transporter substrate-binding protein, whose translation MRNRILSLIASASLLAVAGTALAQEQVVNLYSARHYATDEALYSGFTQATGIKINRVDADDAGIMARLKAEGSASPADVILLVDAARLYRGEADGLFLPIKSKALEDAIPANLRARPAADGGIAWFGLSTRARVIVYNKAKVNKDDVDTYEELGDPKNKGRICIRSGSHPYNLSLFGAVTEHLGEQKAEAWLKGVVANLARPPKGGDTDQIRAVAAGECDIAVTNSYYLARIMRSDKPEDKDVASKVAVVFPNQQSWGTHMNIAGGAVARYSKNQANAVKFLEYLASPTAQNYFANGNNEWPAAKGVVSENPALRAMTGGQPFKSETIPISAVGEHMPKVQQMLDRVGFK comes from the coding sequence ATGCGCAACCGCATCCTGAGCCTCATCGCATCCGCCAGCCTGCTGGCCGTCGCCGGCACCGCGCTCGCCCAGGAACAGGTCGTGAACCTGTACTCGGCCCGCCATTACGCAACGGACGAGGCGCTCTACAGCGGATTCACGCAGGCCACGGGCATCAAGATCAACCGGGTGGATGCCGATGACGCGGGGATCATGGCGCGCCTGAAGGCCGAAGGCTCGGCATCCCCGGCCGACGTCATCCTGCTGGTGGACGCGGCCCGCCTCTATCGCGGCGAGGCCGACGGCCTCTTCCTGCCGATCAAGTCCAAGGCCCTGGAAGACGCCATTCCCGCGAACCTGCGCGCCCGCCCTGCTGCCGATGGCGGCATCGCCTGGTTCGGCCTGTCCACCCGCGCCCGCGTCATCGTCTACAACAAGGCGAAGGTGAACAAGGACGACGTGGACACCTACGAAGAGCTGGGCGACCCGAAGAACAAGGGCAGGATCTGCATCCGCTCGGGCTCGCACCCCTACAACCTGAGCCTGTTCGGTGCAGTGACGGAGCATCTGGGCGAGCAGAAGGCCGAAGCCTGGCTCAAGGGCGTGGTCGCCAACCTGGCGCGTCCCCCGAAGGGTGGTGACACCGACCAGATCCGCGCCGTGGCAGCGGGCGAATGCGACATCGCCGTCACCAACAGCTATTACCTGGCCCGCATCATGCGGTCGGACAAGCCCGAGGACAAGGACGTGGCCAGCAAGGTGGCGGTAGTGTTCCCCAACCAGCAATCGTGGGGCACGCACATGAACATCGCGGGTGGCGCCGTGGCGCGGTATTCGAAGAACCAGGCCAACGCGGTCAAGTTCCTCGAGTACCTGGCCAGCCCCACGGCCCAGAACTACTTCGCGAACGGCAACAACGAATGGCCCGCAGCCAAGGGCGTGGTGTCCGAGAATCCCGCGCTGCGCGCGATGACCGGCGGCCAGCCGTTCAAGAGCGAGACGATCCCGATCAGCGCCGTGGGCGAGCACATGCCCAAGGTGCAGCAGATGCTGGACCGGGTGGGCTTCAAGTAA
- the rpmI gene encoding 50S ribosomal protein L35, translated as MPKMKTKSSAKKRFRVRPGGTVKRGQAFKRHILTKKTTKNKRHLRGAVTVHETNMGSISQMLPGMGV; from the coding sequence ATGCCCAAAATGAAGACCAAGAGCAGCGCGAAAAAGCGTTTCCGCGTTCGTCCCGGTGGCACCGTCAAGCGCGGTCAAGCCTTCAAGCGTCACATCCTGACCAAGAAGACCACCAAGAACAAACGCCATCTGCGTGGTGCGGTTACTGTGCACGAGACCAACATGGGCTCGATTTCACAGATGCTGCCCGGCATGGGCGTTTAA